The following is a genomic window from Flavobacterium crassostreae.
TAAATTATTTAGGTCTAAAATATACCTGTTTTCTTGTTTTTTTTGGGGTAACCAATTGTATTAACTAGTCTAAAATCCAAAAAACTAGTTTTATTTTTTATATTTTGGCTTGACCAATTTAGTGTTTCTGTTGCTCTGAATTTTGGGTTGGCTCGCTGGGGTTATTTTATTGGATATTCTTTTATTGGTACGCAATAAATCTGTGGTGTTCAATAACTCTTCGGAACTATGTAGCAGGTTCAGTTTGCCATCTGACAATTCGTATAGGTGTTCAAAAATAACATCGTCTTTTACGGTGTCTTTGTTCCAACTCAAATACGATTTTTTCATGTGGTTTGCAATAACCACAACCAAAGCTTCTTTCATCTCTCCTTCTTCCCATTTATTAGCAACATCAATCATGTATTTTATGTTGTTGCCATAATACCGGTATTTAGGATAATTTTGAGGATACTGCAATACGTCTGGCTTTAGCTGCAAGACTTCGCGAGAAGGGATAGGATATGGAGATACTACATCTAATTTAAAATCAGACATAATAAACAATTGGTCCCATAATTTGTGCTGAAAATCCAATACATCTCTTAAATGCGGGTTCAAGCTCCCCATTACCTGAATGATGTATTTGGCTGCTTTATTGCGCTGCTCATCATCTTCTATGGCGGTGGCTTGGTCTATTAATTTTTGCAAATGGCGGCCGTATTCCGGAATAATCAAATGCGATCTTTCGGCATTGTATTCCAGATGATGGACCACATCATTTGCATTTTCTTTGGTGTATTTTGAATTCATGGTTTGCATTTTATTTTGGAGCAATAAATGGTAGTACTATTTTTGGAACAACCAACCTACTATAACGGTTTTATTTCAAATTATAACGAAACAATTCCTTCAATGGTTGCAACCTCTAGGTATTTGTCAATAACCTCTTGAGGATCTTTCAT
Proteins encoded in this region:
- a CDS encoding DUF4290 domain-containing protein, translating into MNSKYTKENANDVVHHLEYNAERSHLIIPEYGRHLQKLIDQATAIEDDEQRNKAAKYIIQVMGSLNPHLRDVLDFQHKLWDQLFIMSDFKLDVVSPYPIPSREVLQLKPDVLQYPQNYPKYRYYGNNIKYMIDVANKWEEGEMKEALVVVIANHMKKSYLSWNKDTVKDDVIFEHLYELSDGKLNLLHSSEELLNTTDLLRTNKRISNKITPASQPKIQSNRNTKLVKPKYKK